The Vibrio sp. 16 genome segment TGGTAAGTAGCGTTAACCCTACCGCAGCAATAAGGTGGTGACGCAATAGCGTACGGTAGTCAATCTCAAGCGCCGAGATGTGATTAGACACATCATGAGAAATCAGCTTGTCAACCAAATAGGAGCCTTGAGCGTAGCTACTGAGTACTTGCGAAACATCAACCAATACCTTCTGTAGTTGCTGACGCTGCGGAGGCTCAAGCGTCGTGGACTCTTGATATATCTTATCCACATGGCGGAATATTTCAGCATTGGCTTTTTCTGAGAGGTACATAGCTTCAAACACATTGGCACTTAATTGGAAGTACTTGTTTGAGAGCGCCTCAGAATTGGTGTCTTGGGTTCGAGTTTGGCGAATGGTATTGGCTAGCTTTTGGACTGCTAACTCATTATCGAGATAAGCCTGCGCCTGCTCGATAAAACGATCGGTGGAGAATAGAAGTTGATTGAGATCGGGCATCAGCCAACTTTTTTGATAGAAGGCGTCAATCTGAAGCCGAAGGGCATAAATGAGCTGCAAATCCAACGCTTGGCGCTCGACCATTTTAGTTCGATACGGCGCGGCGTAAATGAGCGAACTTCTCAGGCTATCAATGCCATAGCCGAGCTCTTCCACTTGCAGCCGACTTGACTCTACAGTGCGGTAGCTACTTCCTATCCCGACCAAAGCGAGGAGCCAAAGTAACGAAAGTACTAGGCCTAACTTCAACCACTTGCGTTCCATGCAATACCTATTTCAACAAATTGCTATGAATACAAGAATATACGTTATCGGGAGGAAAGGTAGGACTAAGCACTAATTAATTGCGCCTAGTCCTATATTCTGAGGCTTAGCGGTTACGCGTCAATTGATCGCGAAGATTGGGCGGCGTCCCTTTAATGGTAAGGGTATCCGTTTCTGGATCGTAAAAAATACGTTCGCCAAGTAAAAGGCTGTCAAAGCTGACATTGAGTCCTCCACCCGCACCCACATACTTAGTCAATTTACGCACTGTCGTACGATCCCCCGGAAAACTCTCTTCCAGTTCGTATCCCTGCTCTTGGGTGTAATCTAAGAAGCTGGTACCGTCTTGAGAAGAAGGCAGCTCTCCCGATAACTCTCGTACCTGTACTTCATCGCCAGCTTTGATCTGTTCGTTACAGTAGTCTGCCACTTGTTTTTTGTAGCTGATCACTTCGTCTTTTTCGAGTTTTGAGTCCGCGCAAAAGTCTTCGACAGCTTGCATCAATACTTGGTTTTGCTGCTTAGTATCCAGTCCGACTTCAGCCTGCAAGAAATCTAGGAAGAAATCCGCCACTTTGCGCCCTACTCGGCCTTTGATATAGGCGAGGTAGCGATTAGACTCTTTGTCCGTTTCATAACTGGTCAAGTCGATACGCGCAGCGATGTCCATTTTGCTCAGGTCTAAATAGTCCGTCGCGCTGATGTCCAAACCTTCTGTCACTTTCAAACTTTGGTTAGATGGAATGATGGCTACAAAAAGATAATCTGTTGCCAACGATTGATACTCGGCAATCACCAAGATACCTTCATCTGCAAACGGATACTTTGACAATTCTTCTTTTAAACGAGTCGCGCTGCTTTGCGAAAAGTCATAGAAGCCAAGCTCTCCTTTGCGCATTTGCTGCAACCACTGTTGAAATTCGCTGTCTGATTTAAACGAGCCAAAGCCTTTGCCCGCCTTGGAGTGAAACACTCGGTGCAGTTCAGCAATCAGGTTTTCAGTAGAAGCATCATTGGCAAGAGAATCGGTTCTAAAATTAACGATAAGTTCGTCTGAATCGTTTTTTTGCAGTTGATGAAGAATAACGTTGGATAGTTGAAGGCTCATGATGAAATTTATCGCTGCATAGGTTTCAGTTGCGTGGCATTGTAGGTTATCATAAGCCGCTTTATTATCAACATTAGAACACTTATGCCGATTACATCTAAATACAGCGACGAGACCGTTGAGAAGATTCTTACAGAGATCGCGATTGTGCTTGAAAAACATGCGGCATCACCAGAGCTTTCTCTGATGATTGCAGGCAATATCGCTACCAATGTCTTAAATCAAGATGTTGCACCTTCACAACGCAAAGTAATTGCTGAAAAATTTGCACAAGCACTTATTTCTTCGATTGAAGAAAAATCACACTAATCGCAAATAAATAGAACACATACATGGTAGATAGCGGAAACACATACGGCGAACGTGTATCACGTTTGGTAGGTTGGGGGCACTGGTTTGCCTTCTTCAACATTATCGCAGCAATGTTGATCGGCACCCGTTATATCACTCAATCACCTTGGCCAGAAACTTTGCTCGGCCAGTTTTATTTGGCGATGTCTTGGGTCGGCCACTTTGGCTTTCTTGTCTTCGCTCTCTACCTTTTAGTATTGTTCCCGCTGACATTTCTTGTTCCCTCAAGAAAGCTGTTTAGACTGATTGCCGTCTGCTTTGCCACACTTGGGCTTACGCTGTTACTGATTGATACTCAGGCCTATCAAACGATTAACCTCCACTTAACCCCCGTGGTTTGGGAAGTCTTGTTCAATGATGATAAGTCTCGTGTCAGTGCGGACTTACAGCATCTATTTATCGTAATGCCACTTATCTTTATGCTCCAACTTGGCTTGTCTGAGTGGGTATGGAGAAAACAACGCAAGCTCTCTCACAAGCATGTTGGGCGTCCATTGGCTGCACTCTTCTTTGTCAGCTTTATTTCAAGTCACTTGATTTACGTGTGGGCCGATGCCTACTTTTACAATCCGATTACTGCGCAACGTGCGAACTTTCCGCTCTCCTACCCGATGACAGCAAAATCGTTTATGGAGCGTCACGGCTTACTGGACCGAGAAGAGTACTTGGAGCGCCTGCAGCAAAATAAAGAACAAAACACAGAGCTCGTTAGCTACCCGCTTGAAGCGCTCGAATTTAGTCGTCGCGCTAACCCACTTAATGTTTTAGTCATTAGCGTCAACAACCTTCGTGGCGACGCATTAAACGCCGATTGGATGCCAACAGCAAACGAGTTTGCCAACAACAACCTCAATTTCTCAAATCACTACAGTTCAAGTAATGATTCATTTGGTGTGTTTGGCCTGTTTTACGGATTACCAAGTGCTTACGCCCCAAGCATCAAAACACAAGGGACTAAACCGATCATCGTCGATACCTTGCTAGACAAAGAATACGCTTTTGGCTTGTTCAGTGGCGACAACTTCGACGATCCGATTTACGGCGAATCCATATTCCGAGGTATGCCTTTTACCGGCGTGCCTTTTAATGGTGAACTTTCTCAGGATAAGCAAGCCATTGACGCGTGGGCTAACTGGGTGCAAGAGCAAGGTGATTCACCTTGGTTTAGCTTCATTGAATTAACAACGCTAGACAACTTTAGCGCCTACGACAGCGGTGATGAAAAACAAACCAGCAGTGAAAAGATCAAAGCTGGTTATCAGAAGTCCGTTCAAACCGCAGATGACGAGCTAGCTGAGTTGTTTGCTTATATCGAAAAGCTTGAGCTTTCAGACTCTACCGTCATTGTCTTGACCTCAAATCACGGTACTGAGTTTAACGAGACCAACACGAATAGTTGGGGAGCTAACTCCAACTACAGCCAATATCAATTGGTGGTACCTATGGTCATTCACTGGCCAGGCAAGGTAGCCACTCAGTATCAGCATAGAACGAGTCACCTCGATCTTTCCGTCACCTTATTGCAAGATCTGCTTGGTGTTTCCTCTAACCCGAATGACTTCAGTAGTGGCCGTAACTTATTTGATGAACGTTCAAGAAAGTGGATTTTAGCCGGAGATTCGCGCGAGTTGGCGTTAATCACGACTAAAAACACCACAGTGATAGATAAGTTTGGCAACTATAAACTTTACGATAGCAGCTACAAGCGACTTAAGGACGAAAATCCAACGCTTCCTGTGCTTATGCAAGGTTTAACTGAGCTACAGCGCTTCTACGTTAAAAGTAACTAAATCATGGTGTTAGGATTGACTAAAGCATAGCAACCTATTACATTATCGGAATCGGACTGTAGCGCAGCTTGGTAGCGCACCGTCATGGGGTGTCGGGGGTCGCTGGTTCAAATCCAGTCAGTCCGACCAATACACCTTAAAAAGAGAGCTTCGGCTCTCTTTTTTGTTTTTAGTGGCTCATAAAGTATAAAAAACGGCCTGTTAAATACTTTATTGTGTTCAAGCGGTCATAATTAAAGCAAACAGTAAAATTAAGGGTTTACAAGTTTTCTAAACCTCTATATTATTCGCTTCAACAACGGAGAGATGGCTGAGTGGTTGAAAGCACCGGTCTTGAAAACCGGCATACGTTAATAGCGTATCTAGGGTTCAAATCCCTATCTCTCCGCCACATTTCGTAAAAAAGCCGCTAAGCAATTGGCGGCTTTTTTCGTTGTTAGCAAGCATAGACATCGTAAGCAGCGTGTATCAACTGCATGTGAACTGGAACCAAATCACCGTGATTGGTTCGATACCCACCACCGACTACGCACGCAATCGGCAACCCATTATCCTTTGCTAAAGAGAACATAAACTTATCTCTTTCATAGATCGCCTTAGTAGAAACATCAAAGTAGCCCAACTCGTCCTCGTGATGAATATCGACGCCAGCATCGTATAAAATAAGGTCTGGCTGATGAATCGAGATAGCCATCTCCACGACGGAGCGAAATGTGCTCAAAAACTCCTCATCGCCCGTATTTCTACTTAAAGCAACATCAAGATCTGAGTCAGGTTTGCGTGCGGGAAAATTTTTATCGCAATGGAAAGAAAGCGTGACAATGTTTTCTTCTTGTTCACATAAAGTTGCCGTCCCGTCGCCATGATGCACATCGCTATCGATAACAATGACTTTTTCAATCCCCTCTAAGGTAAGCGCTCGTTTCGCCGCAAGTACCAAGTCATTGATCAAACAAAAACCACTACCGAAATCTTTGTGGGCATGGTGATAACCACCACTGAGATGAATCGCGACCCCGTGCTTAGCACTCTGCTCTACGGTTTCACTGGTTCCACCCGCTGATGTAAGAGTACGACTCACCAAAGTGTCACTCCAAGGAAAGCCAATTCGCCGCATTTTAGGCGCGGGTAGAGCCCCACTAAAAAGTGCATCAATATAATCATGACAATGTACTTGCTTGACACATTCTGCCGATAGCGGTGACGGCTCAACAAATTGAAATGCATGCTTCCATCTAGGGTCGCACTCTCGTTGCTGAGTGATGACTTCATAAAGCAGTTGGTACTTTTGAATCGGATAACGGTGCCCTTCTGGAAGCGGCAGTTGCGAGTAAATTGAGTGATAAATCAGCGGTATCATAGCAGCGAGTAAAGTGTTGATGTTGTTTTATGGTATCAGCTTGAACCTAGGTTGAAAAACTGATTAAATGATAATAATTATCATTTAATCAGTTTGCTATCGTGTATAGAACTCTCTATTTTTATTTGGGCATTATTTCCGGAACCGCTTCAGCGTTGATTCTATTTCTTGCTATGTTTGTCGCGGCGGGTCTATTTGTTATCCAACTCGTCTCTTAGCTAGGGAAAGCTAACCGGATTTTTGATAGCCTACGGAGTCAGTATTGAATTGAGGGGCGATATCACGATGAATACCATTCTCATCACCGGCGGAAATAGAGGCATAGGTTTTAGTCTTGTTAAACTTTACTTAGAGCACGGTTGGTCGGTACATACTACCTATCGCAGCGCCGACAGCTCACAGCAATTACTCTCAAATAGCCATAAAAACCTCACATGTCACCAGCTGGACGTTACCGACTACGCGTCAGTCAAAGCATTAGCGGAGCAGTTATCAGCAATCGATGTGCTGGTGAATAACGCAGGCTATTACGGTCCGAAAGGGTATGGGTTTGGCAACACAGACGTAGAAGAGTGGCGTAAAGTATTCGAGATCAACACGATCGCCCCACTCAAACTTGTCGAGGCATTCTACCCAAACCTTGAAAAAGGGAGGCTTAAAAAGATTGCATGTTTGTCGTCAAAAGTAGGGAGCATGACGGAAAACACGTCTGGCGGTGGCTATATTTACCGTTCATCAAAAGCTGCGTTAAACTCTGTCGTAAAGAGCCTGAGCAATGATCTCGCAAAGCAAGGTTTTACTGTCTTGGCTCTTCATCCTGGCTGGGTGCAAACCGAAATGGGTGGACCTAATGCCCTCATCGATACCGAAACGTCTGCTCGTGGCTTATACAGCGTTATAGATACGGCAAAGCCTTCTCAATCTGGGCAATTCATTAACTATGACGGAAATCCGCTCCCTTGGTAACAAACCTCAGCCATTGGCTTCACAATAAGTATCACCTTAGCCATACTATTAGTTTATATTGATACTTATTGTCGAACTTAAGAATTGCAAGCTCGCTACACTGACTTCGAACTTAAGCGTAGGAGCAACCCCATGAAAACAACGACACTTAGTCTACTCACTCTCGCAGTCATGACTTCAACCGCAGCGCAAGCTTTCGACATTAGCAGCAAAGATATCCAAGAAGGTCACCCTATGGCCAAAACCTTTGAATATTCTGGCTGGGGCTGTGATGGCGGTAATATTTCACCACAGTTGACTTGGGATAATGTGCCTCAAGGCACACAGAGCTTTGCGATTACCGCCTATGACCCTGACGCCCCAACTGGAAGTGGCTTCTGGCATTGGATTGCAACCGATATCCCTGTCAGCCTGTCTGAGCTTCCAAGAGGAGCAAACATCAAAAAACTTGGTGGTCAGGAACATCGAATTGACTACGGTTCAGTAGGCTTTGGGGGCGCTTGCCCTCCAGAAAAAGATGGCATGCACCGCTATCAATTTACCGTTTGGGCACTTCCTAAAGCTAAGCTAGGGTTAGATGAAAACACGCCACCAGCGGTGATTGGTTTTACACTTAACAGTC includes the following:
- a CDS encoding YbhB/YbcL family Raf kinase inhibitor-like protein: MKTTTLSLLTLAVMTSTAAQAFDISSKDIQEGHPMAKTFEYSGWGCDGGNISPQLTWDNVPQGTQSFAITAYDPDAPTGSGFWHWIATDIPVSLSELPRGANIKKLGGQEHRIDYGSVGFGGACPPEKDGMHRYQFTVWALPKAKLGLDENTPPAVIGFTLNSLALDKATLTATYTR
- a CDS encoding SDR family oxidoreductase produces the protein MNTILITGGNRGIGFSLVKLYLEHGWSVHTTYRSADSSQQLLSNSHKNLTCHQLDVTDYASVKALAEQLSAIDVLVNNAGYYGPKGYGFGNTDVEEWRKVFEINTIAPLKLVEAFYPNLEKGRLKKIACLSSKVGSMTENTSGGGYIYRSSKAALNSVVKSLSNDLAKQGFTVLALHPGWVQTEMGGPNALIDTETSARGLYSVIDTAKPSQSGQFINYDGNPLPW
- the yejK gene encoding nucleoid-associated protein YejK, with the protein product MSLQLSNVILHQLQKNDSDELIVNFRTDSLANDASTENLIAELHRVFHSKAGKGFGSFKSDSEFQQWLQQMRKGELGFYDFSQSSATRLKEELSKYPFADEGILVIAEYQSLATDYLFVAIIPSNQSLKVTEGLDISATDYLDLSKMDIAARIDLTSYETDKESNRYLAYIKGRVGRKVADFFLDFLQAEVGLDTKQQNQVLMQAVEDFCADSKLEKDEVISYKKQVADYCNEQIKAGDEVQVRELSGELPSSQDGTSFLDYTQEQGYELEESFPGDRTTVRKLTKYVGAGGGLNVSFDSLLLGERIFYDPETDTLTIKGTPPNLRDQLTRNR
- a CDS encoding Hpt domain-containing protein, with the translated sequence MERKWLKLGLVLSLLWLLALVGIGSSYRTVESSRLQVEELGYGIDSLRSSLIYAAPYRTKMVERQALDLQLIYALRLQIDAFYQKSWLMPDLNQLLFSTDRFIEQAQAYLDNELAVQKLANTIRQTRTQDTNSEALSNKYFQLSANVFEAMYLSEKANAEIFRHVDKIYQESTTLEPPQRQQLQKVLVDVSQVLSSYAQGSYLVDKLISHDVSNHISALEIDYRTLLRHHLIAAVGLTLLTMTGFLVLLFLAQSSPNSMSNIEIEESEPPVAKPVVSVTNSPKVVEAEPQINFDVMLSSLNGDVESVCMLLEVFVADHADDVNEITRLLTDSPEDAQRKAHSLKGVGGNLGAHKLREAAAKVEAAIQQDVSQISGLLDELNECLTIAIQEAKAFLKENQS
- a CDS encoding YejL family protein, which codes for MPITSKYSDETVEKILTEIAIVLEKHAASPELSLMIAGNIATNVLNQDVAPSQRKVIAEKFAQALISSIEEKSH
- a CDS encoding histone deacetylase yields the protein MIPLIYHSIYSQLPLPEGHRYPIQKYQLLYEVITQQRECDPRWKHAFQFVEPSPLSAECVKQVHCHDYIDALFSGALPAPKMRRIGFPWSDTLVSRTLTSAGGTSETVEQSAKHGVAIHLSGGYHHAHKDFGSGFCLINDLVLAAKRALTLEGIEKVIVIDSDVHHGDGTATLCEQEENIVTLSFHCDKNFPARKPDSDLDVALSRNTGDEEFLSTFRSVVEMAISIHQPDLILYDAGVDIHHEDELGYFDVSTKAIYERDKFMFSLAKDNGLPIACVVGGGYRTNHGDLVPVHMQLIHAAYDVYAC
- a CDS encoding DUF3413 domain-containing protein yields the protein MVDSGNTYGERVSRLVGWGHWFAFFNIIAAMLIGTRYITQSPWPETLLGQFYLAMSWVGHFGFLVFALYLLVLFPLTFLVPSRKLFRLIAVCFATLGLTLLLIDTQAYQTINLHLTPVVWEVLFNDDKSRVSADLQHLFIVMPLIFMLQLGLSEWVWRKQRKLSHKHVGRPLAALFFVSFISSHLIYVWADAYFYNPITAQRANFPLSYPMTAKSFMERHGLLDREEYLERLQQNKEQNTELVSYPLEALEFSRRANPLNVLVISVNNLRGDALNADWMPTANEFANNNLNFSNHYSSSNDSFGVFGLFYGLPSAYAPSIKTQGTKPIIVDTLLDKEYAFGLFSGDNFDDPIYGESIFRGMPFTGVPFNGELSQDKQAIDAWANWVQEQGDSPWFSFIELTTLDNFSAYDSGDEKQTSSEKIKAGYQKSVQTADDELAELFAYIEKLELSDSTVIVLTSNHGTEFNETNTNSWGANSNYSQYQLVVPMVIHWPGKVATQYQHRTSHLDLSVTLLQDLLGVSSNPNDFSSGRNLFDERSRKWILAGDSRELALITTKNTTVIDKFGNYKLYDSSYKRLKDENPTLPVLMQGLTELQRFYVKSN